One Peribacillus simplex NBRC 15720 = DSM 1321 genomic region harbors:
- a CDS encoding quaternary amine ABC transporter ATP-binding protein → MKPYVEVRNVSKIFGKSPKAATDLLKQGKSKKEILKETGQTVGVNNVNFEIYPGEIFVIMGLSGSGKSTLIRMFNRLIDPTLGEILIDDEDIVKMNAARLREVRQKKISMVFQNFALFPHKTILENAEFGLEIQKVDPAKRHENAMKALEAVGLKGYENQLPSQLSGGMQQRVGLARALASDTDILLMDEAFSALDPLIRKDMQDELIQIQDQYKKTIIFITHDLDEALRIGDRIALMKDGSVIQLGTPEQIMMNPANEFVEKFVEDVDLSKVLTASHVMIRPEKIAVDRGPRVALEIMRKQGYSSIFVVDRKQKLLGAVTAEQARQAMSNNQSISEVMSTDIPTVKEDELLGNLMDVMATSSLPISVIDDQKRIKGILLRGAVIGALAGNKDSLNEMESE, encoded by the coding sequence ATGAAGCCGTATGTAGAAGTCAGAAATGTCTCGAAAATTTTTGGCAAATCTCCAAAAGCAGCAACAGACTTATTGAAGCAAGGCAAATCGAAAAAAGAAATATTGAAAGAAACGGGACAAACGGTCGGAGTGAATAATGTTAATTTCGAGATTTATCCCGGCGAGATTTTTGTCATCATGGGCCTATCAGGAAGCGGGAAATCCACTTTGATCCGCATGTTCAATCGTTTGATCGATCCCACTTTGGGTGAAATCTTAATTGATGATGAAGATATCGTGAAGATGAACGCTGCCAGGTTAAGGGAAGTCAGACAAAAGAAAATAAGCATGGTATTTCAGAACTTTGCTTTATTTCCGCATAAAACGATATTGGAAAACGCTGAATTTGGGCTCGAAATTCAAAAAGTGGATCCAGCAAAACGTCATGAAAATGCGATGAAGGCTCTTGAGGCCGTTGGATTGAAAGGCTACGAAAATCAGCTGCCATCACAGCTTAGCGGTGGAATGCAGCAAAGGGTTGGGTTAGCCCGCGCACTCGCAAGTGATACGGATATCCTATTGATGGATGAAGCCTTCAGTGCCCTTGATCCATTGATTCGTAAGGATATGCAGGATGAACTGATTCAAATCCAAGATCAGTACAAAAAAACGATCATTTTCATTACCCATGATCTTGATGAAGCATTAAGAATCGGGGATAGAATTGCCCTAATGAAAGATGGAAGTGTAATACAATTGGGAACCCCTGAACAAATCATGATGAATCCAGCCAATGAATTCGTCGAGAAGTTTGTGGAAGATGTTGATCTATCAAAAGTATTGACAGCATCTCATGTGATGATACGCCCAGAGAAGATCGCGGTGGACAGAGGTCCGAGGGTTGCCTTGGAAATCATGCGCAAACAAGGGTATTCCAGCATTTTTGTTGTGGATAGAAAGCAGAAGTTATTGGGGGCCGTGACTGCTGAACAGGCTCGTCAGGCAATGAGCAATAACCAATCGATCTCTGAAGTGATGTCAACCGATATCCCAACTGTAAAAGAGGATGAATTACTTGGAAACCTCATGGATGTGATGGCGACTTCAAGCTTGCCAATATCAGTCATCGATGATCAGAAAAGAATTAAAGGAATTCTTCTTCGCGGTGCCGTTATCGGTGCTTTGGCAGGAAATAAAGATTCCTTGAATGAAATGGAGAGTGAATAA
- a CDS encoding amino acid permease, whose translation MISLGGAIGTGLFLGSGPAIHSAGPGGALVAYAVIGIMVYFIMTSLGELASFMPVSGAFSTYATRFIDPALGFALGWNYWFTWAMTLAAELSAATMVMKFWFPNSPSFLWSSLFLVLIFLLNYVSVKGYGEGEYWFSLIKVATIIIFIVVGILMIFGIMNGEAIGFKNFTVGDAPFAGGFLATLGIFIAAGFSFQGTEIVGVAAGESENPAKNVPRAVRSIFWRIFLFYILAILVIGLIVPYTNGSLQGHTIMVSPFTMVFEKVGLAFAASVMNAIILTAVLSAGNSSLYVTSRMLYSMANEGLAPRIFGKLNKRGVPIWGLVITSLVGMLAFFASIFGDGVIYIWLMNAVGVTGFIFWLGIAASHYRFRKAYIAQGYSLDDLPYKSKWFPFGPIFSFALCFFVLLAQNYQAFIGDDINWAGVFAAYLGIPFFLVMWLGYKFIKKTKVIPLEECQIDFDEHRNAN comes from the coding sequence TGGGCGGTGCAATTGGAACAGGGCTGTTTCTCGGAAGCGGACCGGCCATTCACTCTGCAGGGCCTGGCGGTGCTTTGGTCGCTTACGCCGTAATTGGTATAATGGTTTATTTTATTATGACAAGCCTCGGAGAACTGGCCTCATTCATGCCAGTCAGCGGAGCTTTCAGTACCTATGCTACGCGCTTCATCGACCCGGCATTAGGGTTTGCGCTTGGTTGGAACTATTGGTTCACTTGGGCGATGACTCTTGCCGCGGAACTATCTGCCGCAACGATGGTAATGAAGTTTTGGTTTCCGAACAGTCCGTCATTTTTATGGAGTTCTTTGTTTTTAGTATTGATATTCTTATTGAATTACGTATCTGTTAAAGGGTATGGAGAAGGGGAATATTGGTTTTCCCTCATTAAAGTGGCAACCATCATCATTTTTATCGTTGTCGGAATATTGATGATATTTGGGATCATGAACGGAGAGGCAATCGGCTTTAAAAACTTCACAGTTGGTGACGCTCCGTTTGCCGGTGGTTTTTTGGCAACATTGGGTATTTTCATTGCTGCTGGATTTTCTTTTCAAGGTACTGAAATAGTCGGTGTGGCAGCGGGTGAAAGTGAAAACCCGGCAAAAAATGTACCTCGTGCAGTTCGCAGTATCTTTTGGAGAATCTTCCTTTTTTACATCCTAGCCATACTTGTAATTGGATTGATCGTTCCTTATACGAATGGCAGTCTACAGGGACACACGATCATGGTTAGCCCGTTTACGATGGTGTTTGAAAAAGTGGGACTGGCATTTGCTGCATCCGTGATGAACGCCATCATTTTGACGGCTGTATTATCCGCTGGTAATTCAAGTCTTTACGTGACAAGCCGAATGTTGTACTCAATGGCAAACGAAGGGCTGGCACCGCGTATTTTTGGGAAGCTTAACAAGCGCGGCGTTCCCATTTGGGGACTGGTTATCACTTCACTTGTAGGGATGTTGGCCTTTTTTGCTTCCATTTTTGGTGATGGAGTTATTTATATTTGGCTTATGAATGCGGTTGGAGTCACTGGATTTATATTTTGGCTGGGTATAGCGGCAAGCCATTACAGATTTAGAAAAGCTTATATTGCTCAAGGGTATTCACTGGACGATCTTCCCTATAAGTCAAAGTGGTTTCCTTTCGGACCGATATTTTCCTTTGCTCTTTGTTTTTTCGTTTTATTGGCGCAAAACTATCAGGCCTTTATTGGCGATGACATTAACTGGGCTGGTGTGTTCGCTGCCTATCTTGGCATCCCATTCTTTCTGGTAATGTGGCTAGGTTATAAGTTCATTAAGAAAACAAAAGTAATTCCGCTAGAGGAATGCCAAATTGATTTTGATGAACATAGGAATGCCAATTAG